A DNA window from Panthera tigris isolate Pti1 chromosome X, P.tigris_Pti1_mat1.1, whole genome shotgun sequence contains the following coding sequences:
- the TEX28 gene encoding LOW QUALITY PROTEIN: testis-specific protein TEX28 (The sequence of the model RefSeq protein was modified relative to this genomic sequence to represent the inferred CDS: inserted 2 bases in 1 codon) — protein sequence MSKECVWLLYHMAEYTKSPSAAILSDVSSCGSLSSSEDGPPRGHSCLSDGELAWNLQDSVKHRVLYLSEQQRLEKASRDENTVGYLKLVSKANRHHAPHIRQAFEKVNQRASATIAQIERRLCRCHRQLQGLEGGWRPQGLAPKAKSSLRHCRRPSEKAPSSXSPRPGGEDCLSTDLSDIVRHLPLASHFPASWPGKSWGTKRVAQQRNLPLRQMKEDLREVRELHLSLQVSYRSLNESRLMGLQVSLASLQEQKCRQASVEEQVNEHVQGYPDDMCRLEQNLARAEEKMAYLSYEGAKEIWTPLLSVAGSPFICTVCACPPPPLSSGPHTCAALVLIGLGSPAWQKRRAVSATDRQARVPSRWRWRSEEPEPLAGGP from the exons ATGAGCAAGGAATGTGTCTGGCTTCTGTaccacatg GCAGAATATACCAAGAGCCCAAGTGCGGCCATTCTCTCCGACGTTTCCTCATGCGGGTCCCTTTCATCCAGCGAGGACGGCCCCCCCAGGGGCCATTCCTGTCTGTCAGATGGGGAGCTGGCCTGGAACTTACAGGATAGTGTCAAGCACCGCGTCCTTTACCTCTCAGAGCAGCAGAGACTGGAGAAGGCCAGTCGGGACGAGAACACGGTGGGCTACCTCAAGCTGGTGTCCAAAGCCAACCGGCACCACGCCCCCCACATCCGGCAGGCCTTCGAGAAGGTGAACCAGCGCGCCTCTGCCACCATTGCCCAGATCGAGCGAAGGCTCTGCCGTTGCCACCGGCAgctgcaggggctggaggggggctgGAGGCCCCAGGGCTTAGCGCCCAAGGCCAAAAGCAGCCTGCGCCACTGCAGGCGGCCCAGCGAGAAGGCCCCGTCTTC GTCTCCCAGGCCAGGTGGGGAAGACTGCCTGTCCACCGACCTGTCTGATATCGTCAGACACTTGCCCCTGGCGAGCCACTTCCCAGCTTCGTGGCCGGGGAAGTCCTGGGGGACAAAGCGTGTGGCCCAGCAGCGAAACCTGCCGTTGCGACAGATGAAGGAGGACCTAAGAGAAGTTAGGGAGCTCCACCTCAGCCTCCAGGTGTCCTATCGGAGCCTAAACGAGAGCCGTCTGATGGGCCTGCAGGTGTCGCTGGCGTCCCTCCAGGAACAGAAATGCAG ACAAGCGTCGGTGGAAGAACAGGTGAATGAGCACGTCCAGGGGTACCCGGATGACATGTGCCGCCTCGAACAGAATCTGGCCCGCGCTGAAGAGAAAATGGCCTATCTGTCCTACGAGGGAGCCAAGGAAATATGG accccactcctgTCCGTGGCCGGCTCTC CCTTCATCTGCACCGTGTGCGCCTGCCCCCCGCCGCCGCTGAGCTCCGGCCCGCACACCTGCGCCGCCCTCGTGCTGATCGGGCTCGGGTCCCCGGCCTGGCAGAAGCGGCGCGCCGTGTCCGCCACCGACCGGCAGGCGCGGGTCCCCTCCAGATGGAGGTGGCGTTCCGAGGAGCCCGAGCCTCTAGCAGGTGGGCCTTAG